In Oceanobacillus sp. FSL K6-2867, one DNA window encodes the following:
- the rpiB gene encoding ribose 5-phosphate isomerase B: MKVAIASDHGGMNIRNEIISLLKEMNIEFEDLGCECTNSVDYPDYAFPVASKVASGEVDRGILICGTGIGMSIAANKVKGIRCALVHDTFSARATREHNDTNILAMGERVIGPGLARDIAKIWLNTDFEHGRHENRVNKIKAYEVTSS, from the coding sequence ATGAAAGTTGCAATTGCGTCAGATCATGGTGGTATGAACATTCGTAATGAAATAATTTCGTTATTGAAAGAAATGAATATTGAATTTGAGGATTTAGGGTGTGAATGTACGAATTCTGTTGACTATCCAGACTATGCTTTTCCTGTGGCCAGTAAAGTAGCAAGTGGGGAAGTAGATCGCGGTATTTTAATTTGTGGTACAGGTATCGGTATGAGTATTGCAGCAAACAAAGTAAAAGGGATTCGTTGTGCGCTTGTACATGATACATTTAGTGCCAGGGCAACGAGAGAGCATAATGATACGAATATATTAGCGATGGGAGAAAGAGTGATTGGTCCAGGATTAGCACGTGATATTGCGAAAATATGGTTAAACACAGACTTTGAACATGGACGGCATGAAAATCGGGTGAATAAAATAAAAGCATATGAAGTGACCTCTTCTTAA
- a CDS encoding Gfo/Idh/MocA family oxidoreductase: MYFSTIGTSWITQRFIEAANASGRAHLHAVYSRSPQKAKQFAEDNGAVKWFTDIDEMLQEPIDFIYIASPNTLHYEHIRKSIAQGKHVFCEKPLVYTEQQWQALKEQASNKGVFIFEGLRHLFTPNYYTLKAALSKAGQIRSVMLQYVQYSSRYDEFKKGNIPNIFSKEFAGGALMDLGIYPLSMAIDLFGEPIDIAYFPVKLANGIDGSGTLIVMYSDFNVTIMCSKIAQGTIPSEIHGEDGTLTMDHLAPITTLHFYDRKTKETELLRQTGTELDMVYEFESFVKMIEENDIKYHDVLLNRSGHIVKALEKARKKENIFFTDEI, encoded by the coding sequence ATGTATTTTTCCACAATCGGAACTAGCTGGATTACACAAAGATTCATTGAAGCTGCGAATGCATCTGGCAGAGCACATCTTCACGCTGTCTATTCCAGATCACCCCAAAAGGCAAAACAGTTTGCTGAAGATAACGGGGCAGTGAAATGGTTCACCGATATTGATGAGATGCTGCAGGAACCAATTGATTTTATCTATATAGCATCTCCAAACACTTTACATTATGAGCATATACGAAAAAGCATCGCCCAAGGAAAGCATGTATTTTGCGAGAAACCACTGGTCTATACTGAACAACAATGGCAAGCATTGAAAGAGCAAGCAAGCAATAAAGGAGTATTTATCTTTGAAGGACTCCGGCATTTATTTACCCCCAATTACTATACACTAAAAGCAGCATTATCAAAGGCGGGGCAAATTAGAAGCGTTATGTTACAGTACGTGCAATACTCTTCACGGTATGATGAGTTCAAAAAGGGCAACATTCCAAATATCTTTTCTAAGGAATTTGCCGGTGGAGCATTAATGGATTTAGGTATATATCCGCTGAGTATGGCAATTGATTTATTTGGAGAACCAATCGATATTGCTTACTTTCCAGTAAAGCTAGCAAATGGAATAGATGGAAGCGGAACTTTGATTGTGATGTACTCCGATTTTAACGTTACCATTATGTGTTCAAAAATAGCACAAGGTACCATTCCATCTGAAATCCATGGAGAAGATGGTACGTTAACAATGGACCATCTTGCTCCAATCACTACACTCCACTTTTATGATCGAAAAACAAAGGAAACAGAGCTCCTTAGACAAACCGGAACTGAATTAGATATGGTATATGAGTTCGAGAGTTTTGTAAAGATGATTGAAGAAAATGATATAAAATACCATGATGTGTTATTAAATCGCAGTGGTCATATAGTAAAAGCCTTAGAGAAAGCTAGAAAAAAAGAGAATATATTTTTCACGGATGAAATATAG
- the glpX gene encoding class II fructose-bisphosphatase codes for MSELKTNVISKQDVKLLALDFLDVVQQAAIAAFPWKGKGNKIQADDAGTEAMRNRLNLINMRASIVIGEGEMDEAPMLYIGEKLGTGLGPEIDIAVDPVDGTTALSKGKNNSIAVIAAAIGGSLLHAPDMYMKKLAVGPKAKGAINIEASLTENMYSVARALGKDVKELTVIIQDRPRHEHFIKEVLDLGASVKLFTDGDITSAITTAIEGIDVDILVGTGGAPEGVITATALKCLGGDFQGKLAPQNQAEIDRCIKMGLPDPEKVLTLDEIVKSDQCLFVATAISDEHILKGVRKQENGLIRTQSFLATGENNNKLQFIESYHKE; via the coding sequence ATGAGTGAATTAAAAACCAATGTAATTAGTAAACAAGACGTTAAATTGCTGGCCCTGGATTTTCTCGACGTGGTGCAGCAGGCTGCTATTGCTGCTTTTCCGTGGAAAGGGAAAGGAAATAAAATTCAAGCTGATGACGCTGGAACAGAAGCCATGCGAAATCGGTTAAACCTTATTAACATGAGAGCTTCAATTGTTATTGGTGAAGGTGAGATGGATGAAGCCCCCATGCTTTACATCGGCGAAAAGCTCGGGACAGGGCTAGGACCAGAAATAGATATAGCAGTTGACCCCGTAGATGGGACTACCGCTTTATCCAAAGGTAAAAATAACTCAATCGCTGTTATTGCGGCAGCTATTGGAGGAAGCTTGCTGCACGCTCCAGACATGTATATGAAAAAATTAGCTGTCGGACCAAAAGCAAAAGGAGCGATCAATATTGAAGCATCCTTAACAGAAAATATGTATTCCGTCGCTCGTGCTCTCGGCAAAGATGTAAAAGAATTAACAGTAATAATCCAGGACAGACCGCGGCACGAACACTTCATTAAGGAAGTACTTGATTTAGGTGCTAGTGTTAAGCTGTTTACTGATGGAGATATTACGAGTGCAATAACTACAGCCATTGAAGGTATTGATGTAGATATACTAGTAGGTACAGGTGGAGCACCAGAGGGGGTAATCACCGCAACTGCATTAAAATGTCTAGGTGGCGACTTTCAGGGTAAACTAGCTCCTCAAAATCAAGCAGAAATTGACCGCTGTATAAAAATGGGATTACCTGATCCTGAAAAAGTCTTAACTTTAGATGAAATTGTTAAATCTGATCAATGTCTCTTTGTTGCAACAGCAATTTCTGATGAGCATATTTTGAAAGGTGTTCGAAAGCAAGAAAATGGTTTAATCAGGACCCAGTCTTTCCTGGCAACTGGAGAAAATAATAATAAACTACAATTCATTGAGTCTTATCATAAAGAGTAA
- the pfkA gene encoding 6-phosphofructokinase: MKKIAVLTSGGDAPGMNTAIRAVVRRVLFKGLEVYGVQNGMKGLIRGDFIPMDLGSVGDIIHRGGTMLQSTRCEEFKTAEGQQQALNQLNENSIDGLIIIGGDGSFKAAKILNDHGLPTIGIPGTIDNDIAGTEYSIGFDTAVNTAVEAIDKIRDTAVSHERTYVIEVMGRDAGDIALWAGMCTGAESIIIPEVGYDPTDVIERVKQGELRGKMHSIIVVAEGVGKGIEIGELIKKETGYDTKVSILGHLQRGGAPSAFDRMISSQMGAKAADLLIEGKNGVMVGFKNGKLIYTSFEEAAEEKHSIDLSIYHLARSLSI, translated from the coding sequence ATGAAAAAGATTGCTGTATTAACTAGTGGTGGTGATGCTCCGGGCATGAATACCGCTATTCGCGCGGTTGTTCGCAGAGTCCTTTTCAAGGGACTGGAGGTTTATGGTGTTCAAAATGGTATGAAGGGATTAATACGCGGAGATTTTATTCCCATGGATCTTGGAAGTGTCGGTGACATTATTCATCGAGGCGGAACTATGTTACAGAGCACACGCTGTGAGGAATTCAAGACAGCTGAGGGACAGCAGCAAGCATTAAATCAATTAAATGAAAATAGTATTGATGGTCTGATTATTATTGGCGGGGATGGTTCGTTTAAAGCTGCCAAGATACTAAACGATCATGGATTACCGACAATCGGCATACCTGGAACTATTGACAATGATATTGCTGGAACGGAATACTCGATTGGATTTGATACAGCTGTAAACACAGCAGTTGAAGCAATTGATAAGATTCGTGACACAGCGGTATCTCATGAACGTACCTACGTTATTGAAGTTATGGGACGCGATGCAGGAGATATCGCCCTTTGGGCCGGGATGTGTACGGGAGCAGAATCGATTATTATCCCAGAGGTTGGTTACGATCCGACGGACGTGATTGAACGAGTAAAACAAGGAGAATTGCGCGGTAAGATGCATAGTATCATTGTTGTTGCAGAAGGCGTCGGCAAAGGTATAGAAATAGGAGAATTGATTAAAAAGGAAACTGGATATGACACAAAGGTTTCAATTCTCGGCCATCTCCAGCGAGGTGGCGCGCCAAGTGCCTTTGATAGAATGATAAGCAGTCAGATGGGAGCAAAAGCTGCAGATTTATTAATAGAAGGCAAAAATGGTGTAATGGTTGGGTTTAAAAACGGCAAACTCATTTATACATCTTTTGAAGAGGCAGCTGAGGAAAAACATAGTATTGACCTATCTATCTACCATTTAGCAAGGAGTCTATCAATATAA
- a CDS encoding HAD family hydrolase, producing MKCFSIDLDGTLLNSHHEITEKSNIALNQLQKEEYEVIINTGRAYKDVIKFKELENRDFPIFCMNGSVLYSKSGEVLYEATIPVSIYKMIFPLLKKVGVEVLVYTNHGNFPASLPTLHQKSKEEIDSLFRECDYSAILNRYNLKIYKLIAFAHYSQLDKIEKVKEVLGAIPDISIASSFPNNVEITSKEAQKGKALLRYQQIMDLSFDEIYAIGDGDNDLTQFEVATTSIAMGNAPSHIQRKADFVTGKNDEDGFSHAVEYLLQLSGRNINYNPL from the coding sequence ATGAAATGCTTTTCAATTGATTTAGATGGCACCTTATTAAATTCCCACCATGAAATAACCGAGAAAAGTAACATAGCTTTAAACCAATTACAAAAGGAAGAATATGAAGTTATTATTAATACAGGCCGTGCTTATAAGGATGTCATTAAATTTAAGGAATTAGAAAACAGGGACTTTCCAATTTTCTGTATGAATGGTTCTGTTTTATACTCTAAATCCGGTGAGGTTTTGTATGAAGCTACCATACCTGTTTCGATTTATAAAATGATATTTCCCTTACTGAAAAAAGTCGGTGTTGAAGTTCTTGTGTATACGAATCACGGAAACTTCCCAGCTTCTTTGCCAACCTTACACCAAAAAAGCAAAGAAGAAATCGATTCTTTATTTCGAGAATGTGATTATAGTGCGATTCTAAACAGATACAATCTTAAAATCTATAAACTGATCGCCTTCGCACACTATAGTCAACTGGATAAAATTGAAAAGGTAAAGGAAGTACTCGGTGCTATACCAGATATTTCAATAGCTTCTTCCTTTCCTAACAATGTGGAAATCACGTCAAAGGAAGCACAAAAAGGAAAAGCATTATTACGTTATCAACAAATAATGGATCTATCATTTGATGAAATTTATGCAATTGGTGACGGAGATAACGATCTTACACAATTCGAAGTAGCGACTACTTCAATTGCTATGGGTAATGCTCCCTCTCATATTCAGCGGAAAGCGGATTTTGTAACGGGAAAAAATGATGAAGATGGATTTTCTCATGCAGTGGAATACCTTTTACAATTATCCGGTAGGAATATAAATTATAATCCCTTATAG
- the gndA gene encoding NADP-dependent phosphogluconate dehydrogenase, which yields MNKQEIGVIGLAVMGKNLALNIESRGNSVAVFNRSYEKTEDFLANEAQGKNFVGAKTIEEFVNSLEKPRKILLMVKAGAATDATIESLQPYLEKGDILIDGGNTLFEDTMRRNKMLDETGIHFIGTGVSGGEEGALNGPSMMPGGQKEAYELVAPIFEAISAKVDGDPCVTYIGPNGAGHFVKMVHNGIEYGDMQLIAEAYDILKNVLGMEAQELHEVFTEWNKGELDSYLIEITADIFTKTDDETGKPLVEVIMDKAGQKGTGKWTSKNALDLGVPLPLITESVFARFISSLKDERVKASGELSGPSIQKHEGSREELIEAVRKALYMSKIVSYAQGFAQMRAASEENGWDLQYGDIAMIWRGGCIIRANFLQKIKEAYDRDPQLANLMLDPYFKEIVENYQSALREVVALAVQNGIAVPTFSSAVAYYDSYRTADLPANLIQAQRDYFGAHTYERKDKEGTFHTNWF from the coding sequence ATGAATAAGCAGGAAATTGGTGTTATCGGTTTAGCGGTAATGGGGAAAAATTTAGCATTAAATATTGAAAGCAGAGGAAACTCTGTAGCAGTATTCAACCGTTCTTATGAAAAGACAGAGGACTTCCTGGCTAATGAAGCGCAAGGAAAGAATTTTGTTGGTGCGAAAACCATTGAAGAGTTTGTGAATTCTTTAGAAAAGCCTCGTAAAATTCTATTGATGGTTAAAGCAGGAGCTGCAACAGATGCAACCATTGAATCTTTACAGCCTTATCTGGAAAAAGGCGATATCCTGATCGATGGCGGAAACACCTTGTTTGAGGATACGATGCGCCGCAATAAAATGCTTGATGAAACAGGCATTCACTTTATCGGAACAGGAGTTTCCGGCGGAGAAGAAGGAGCACTTAACGGACCTTCCATGATGCCTGGTGGACAGAAGGAAGCTTATGAGCTTGTTGCACCTATCTTTGAAGCGATTTCTGCAAAAGTGGATGGTGATCCATGTGTGACCTATATCGGACCAAATGGTGCTGGGCACTTTGTGAAAATGGTGCACAACGGCATTGAATACGGTGATATGCAATTAATCGCAGAAGCATATGATATTTTAAAAAACGTACTCGGCATGGAAGCACAGGAGCTGCATGAAGTATTTACCGAGTGGAATAAAGGTGAGCTTGACAGCTACCTAATTGAGATTACTGCAGATATCTTTACAAAAACAGACGATGAAACAGGAAAGCCTTTAGTAGAAGTCATCATGGATAAAGCAGGTCAAAAAGGAACAGGTAAATGGACAAGTAAGAATGCTTTAGATCTTGGTGTTCCACTGCCACTTATAACAGAATCTGTATTTGCTCGCTTTATTTCATCCTTAAAAGACGAACGTGTGAAAGCAAGTGGAGAACTTTCTGGTCCAAGCATACAAAAGCATGAAGGCAGCCGTGAAGAGCTTATCGAAGCGGTTCGTAAAGCATTGTACATGAGTAAGATTGTTTCTTATGCTCAAGGATTTGCCCAAATGCGTGCAGCTTCTGAGGAAAATGGCTGGGATCTGCAATATGGTGATATTGCGATGATCTGGCGCGGTGGCTGTATTATCCGTGCAAACTTCCTGCAAAAAATTAAAGAGGCATATGACCGCGATCCACAACTGGCTAACTTGATGCTGGATCCCTATTTCAAAGAGATTGTGGAGAACTACCAGTCAGCATTGCGTGAAGTCGTTGCACTAGCAGTACAAAACGGTATTGCTGTACCAACCTTCTCAAGCGCGGTTGCTTACTATGACAGCTATCGTACAGCAGACCTGCCAGCAAACTTAATTCAAGCTCAGCGTGACTACTTTGGTGCCCATACGTATGAGCGCAAAGACAAAGAAGGTACATTCCATACAAACTGGTTCTAA
- the zwf gene encoding glucose-6-phosphate dehydrogenase has translation MDSVTLVLFGATGDLAKRKVYPALYNLFLEGKIPSSFSVIGLGRREWSNSTFQMHIRKSLETFSRRPPTDHPKTEAFIQSFQYSSLDVNDDKEYGKLLNLIQENEEKLNIPENRLFYLSVAPHLVDVITRNIESSGLGSTKGWKRLIIEKPFGQDLPSAQKLNEKLSVAFEEDEIYRIDHYLGKSMVQNLEALKFANPVIKTLWNKQHIANVQITASETVGLENRAEFYEKSGAIRDMVQNHMLQMLMMTAVYLPKNASIKTIRKQKSKIMESLQSIQKERLNSDVIRGQYSDGEILGKPVVGYAKEQGVSEASKTDTFIAARIMLEDPFWSGVPFYIRTGKRLKEKSTRIVIEFRNPYGDACNVQNKDLPPNILIIEISPNEGVFFRLNSRNPLKDGEIEPIIVEFSKSQKDIPEAYELLLFDAFQGDQTFFAHWRELELSWEWVQPILEAFEEDNLPLHLYPSGSMGPEAADQLLKDDGFKWW, from the coding sequence TTGGATTCTGTAACTTTAGTTTTATTTGGAGCAACAGGTGATTTAGCTAAAAGGAAGGTTTATCCTGCCCTTTATAATTTATTCCTAGAAGGAAAAATCCCTAGTTCGTTCTCTGTTATAGGTCTGGGCAGAAGAGAATGGTCGAATAGCACTTTCCAAATGCATATAAGAAAATCACTGGAAACATTTTCAAGGCGCCCGCCAACAGATCATCCAAAAACGGAAGCATTTATTCAATCATTCCAATACAGCTCTTTAGATGTAAATGATGATAAAGAGTATGGGAAATTACTGAACCTTATTCAAGAAAATGAAGAGAAGTTAAACATTCCGGAAAATCGTTTATTTTATTTATCTGTAGCACCCCACCTTGTTGATGTCATTACAAGGAACATTGAGAGCAGTGGATTGGGTTCTACAAAGGGTTGGAAACGCTTAATTATTGAAAAGCCGTTCGGGCAGGACTTACCTTCCGCCCAAAAGCTAAACGAGAAACTAAGTGTAGCATTTGAAGAAGATGAAATTTATCGTATAGACCACTACCTCGGCAAATCTATGGTACAGAACCTCGAAGCTCTAAAATTTGCCAATCCTGTTATCAAAACATTATGGAATAAACAGCATATTGCTAATGTGCAAATTACTGCCAGTGAAACAGTTGGCTTAGAAAACAGGGCGGAATTTTACGAAAAATCAGGTGCCATCCGCGATATGGTTCAAAACCATATGCTGCAAATGTTAATGATGACAGCTGTATATTTGCCCAAAAACGCTAGTATAAAAACTATCCGTAAACAGAAAAGCAAGATTATGGAATCGCTTCAGTCGATACAAAAAGAAAGATTAAATTCGGACGTCATACGTGGTCAATATAGTGATGGAGAAATACTTGGGAAACCTGTTGTAGGATATGCGAAAGAACAAGGAGTTAGTGAAGCCTCGAAAACAGATACATTTATTGCTGCGCGTATTATGTTAGAAGATCCTTTTTGGAGTGGAGTTCCATTCTATATCCGCACTGGGAAGAGATTGAAGGAAAAGTCTACACGTATTGTAATTGAATTCAGAAATCCATATGGAGATGCCTGTAATGTTCAAAATAAGGATTTACCCCCTAATATTCTGATCATTGAAATCAGTCCGAATGAAGGGGTTTTCTTTCGACTGAATAGCAGAAATCCATTAAAAGATGGTGAGATTGAACCGATTATAGTAGAATTTTCCAAAAGCCAAAAAGATATACCGGAAGCCTATGAACTATTATTATTTGATGCTTTTCAAGGAGATCAAACCTTTTTTGCTCATTGGAGAGAACTCGAATTATCTTGGGAATGGGTTCAACCAATATTGGAAGCATTCGAAGAAGATAATCTACCTTTACACTTATATCCTTCAGGTTCCATGGGGCCTGAGGCTGCTGACCAATTATTGAAAGACGATGGATTTAAATGGTGGTAG
- a CDS encoding winged helix-turn-helix transcriptional regulator: MRPLSNRTFNCGKELTLAIIGGKWKMLIMWHLGKEGTKRFGELKALIPGITQRMLVSQLRELEEDLIIHREVYPVVPPKVEYSLTKMGESLMPILESMYEWGKDYMENVIKDEDIKNIQ; the protein is encoded by the coding sequence ATGAGACCGTTAAGTAACAGGACGTTTAATTGTGGAAAAGAACTTACGCTTGCTATTATCGGTGGAAAATGGAAAATGCTGATTATGTGGCATTTAGGAAAAGAAGGAACCAAGCGATTTGGTGAACTTAAAGCTTTAATTCCTGGAATCACCCAACGTATGCTCGTTAGTCAACTCAGAGAACTAGAAGAAGACCTAATTATTCACCGCGAGGTCTATCCAGTTGTTCCTCCGAAAGTAGAATATTCATTGACTAAAATGGGGGAAAGCCTGATGCCCATACTTGAATCTATGTATGAGTGGGGTAAAGACTACATGGAAAATGTCATAAAAGACGAGGATATTAAAAACATTCAATAA
- the hxlA gene encoding 3-hexulose-6-phosphate synthase: protein MELQLALDLVNIPEAKKIVEEVQDHIDIVEIGTPVVKIEGLKAVKEIKEAFPHLQVLADTKTMDAAGYEVLKASEAGADIVTILGVAEDVSIKGAVEEAKKQGKKILVDLIAVKDIKKRAKELDAFGVDYICVHTGYDLQAEGKNSFKDLETIKKVVKNAKTAIAGGIKLETIPEVLKSKPDLVIVGGGIANKEDKKRAAAEIQSLIKQEATV, encoded by the coding sequence ATGGAATTACAACTAGCATTGGATTTAGTTAACATTCCGGAAGCAAAAAAAATAGTAGAGGAGGTACAGGATCATATTGACATCGTAGAAATAGGTACACCAGTTGTTAAAATTGAAGGATTAAAGGCTGTAAAAGAAATCAAAGAAGCTTTTCCTCATTTACAAGTACTGGCAGACACAAAAACAATGGATGCTGCAGGTTACGAGGTACTGAAAGCCTCTGAAGCAGGAGCGGATATCGTCACTATTCTAGGTGTTGCTGAAGATGTATCGATCAAAGGTGCTGTAGAGGAAGCGAAAAAACAAGGGAAGAAAATTCTCGTAGATTTAATCGCCGTAAAGGATATTAAAAAGAGAGCCAAGGAGCTGGACGCTTTTGGTGTAGACTATATCTGTGTACACACTGGCTATGATTTACAAGCTGAAGGTAAAAACTCCTTTAAGGATCTTGAAACGATCAAAAAGGTCGTAAAAAATGCCAAAACAGCTATTGCAGGTGGCATTAAATTGGAAACGATACCAGAAGTGTTGAAGTCAAAACCGGACCTTGTTATCGTTGGTGGCGGTATTGCAAATAAAGAGGATAAAAAGAGAGCAGCTGCTGAAATTCAGAGTTTAATAAAACAAGAAGCGACCGTTTAA
- a CDS encoding cupin domain-containing protein, whose product MSERTAAQTTYNYLSQKPGVQLIKAGTYQPKPLTNKSQIIDVPISSNQNQVQLGYFNMQPGEEFEFLYEFLEIKTVIEGKIVVRDEQGKKYVAEEGDVFIFTPTSKVIFDAESDGKAIYTAHRPPEDSML is encoded by the coding sequence ATGAGTGAAAGAACAGCAGCACAAACAACATATAATTATTTAAGCCAAAAACCAGGTGTACAATTAATTAAAGCAGGAACATACCAGCCAAAACCATTAACAAATAAGAGTCAGATTATTGATGTTCCTATCAGCTCAAATCAAAACCAAGTTCAACTTGGGTATTTCAATATGCAGCCTGGCGAGGAATTTGAATTCCTTTATGAGTTTTTAGAAATAAAAACAGTTATTGAAGGAAAGATTGTTGTTCGTGATGAACAAGGTAAAAAGTATGTTGCAGAAGAGGGAGACGTCTTTATTTTCACACCTACATCAAAAGTTATATTTGATGCCGAAAGTGATGGAAAAGCAATTTACACCGCACATCGCCCGCCTGAAGACTCTATGTTGTAA
- the hxlA gene encoding 3-hexulose-6-phosphate synthase has protein sequence MELQLALDLVDIEGAKEIVSEVQDHIDIVEIGTPVVKIEGLRAVKEIKEAFPQLQVLADTKTMDAAGYEVLKASEAGADIVTILGVAEDVSIKGAVEEAKKQGKKILVDLIAVKNIKKRAKELDDFGVDYICVHTGYDLQAEGKNSFKDLETIKKVVKNAKTAIAGGIKLETLPEVLKSKPDLVIVGGGIANQENKRDAAAKIKDLMKQKTHA, from the coding sequence ATGGAATTACAATTAGCATTGGATTTAGTTGATATCGAAGGAGCAAAGGAAATAGTTTCCGAGGTACAGGATCATATTGATATTGTAGAAATTGGTACTCCAGTTGTTAAAATTGAGGGATTAAGAGCTGTTAAAGAAATTAAAGAAGCTTTTCCTCAACTACAAGTACTCGCAGACACAAAAACAATGGATGCTGCAGGTTACGAGGTATTGAAGGCATCTGAAGCTGGTGCGGATATCGTAACTATTTTAGGGGTAGCTGAAGACGTATCTATTAAAGGTGCTGTAGAGGAAGCGAAAAAACAAGGAAAGAAAATTCTTGTAGATTTGATAGCGGTAAAGAATATTAAAAAGAGAGCCAAGGAGCTAGATGATTTTGGTGTTGACTATATCTGTGTGCACACTGGCTATGACTTGCAGGCTGAAGGTAAGAACTCCTTTAAAGATCTTGAAACGATTAAAAAGGTTGTAAAGAATGCCAAAACAGCTATTGCAGGCGGAATTAAATTGGAAACGTTACCAGAAGTGTTGAAGTCAAAACCTGATCTTGTTATTGTTGGAGGCGGTATAGCCAACCAAGAAAACAAAAGGGATGCAGCAGCTAAGATAAAAGACTTAATGAAACAAAAAACACATGCATAA